One Fuerstiella marisgermanici DNA window includes the following coding sequences:
- a CDS encoding ArdC family protein: protein MAKSKRSRRDIYQEVTERILELLDAGTVPWRNPIRRGGGDGWPKNLQSGKQYRGVNVFLLAVEAMQRGFSSDYWLTFKQAKTKGGNIQRGEKSSLVVFWKQIEKEDKETGEEIKLPVLRHYNVFNVEQCEDIDPPDAVTPDPDAPPFEPLAAAENIVAGYRDGPAIEYGGTRALYRPSNDQVLMPEPERFESREAFYATLYHELSHSTGISRRLNRGLDENPAPFGSPDYSREELVAEMSAAFLAATAGISEPTVEHSAAYIDNWRKKLKGDKRLVITAAGAAQKATDWILGTTFEDAAKLPPITGDQARMNPPEAEGVAIAPSTQLELF, encoded by the coding sequence ATGGCGAAATCGAAGCGGTCGCGACGCGACATTTATCAGGAAGTGACTGAGCGGATTCTCGAACTCCTCGACGCCGGAACGGTTCCGTGGCGAAATCCGATTCGACGCGGAGGAGGGGATGGGTGGCCGAAGAATCTGCAATCCGGAAAGCAATATCGCGGGGTCAATGTCTTCCTGTTGGCCGTTGAAGCCATGCAACGCGGTTTTTCGTCGGATTACTGGCTGACGTTTAAGCAGGCGAAGACCAAGGGCGGAAACATTCAAAGGGGAGAAAAGTCTTCGCTTGTCGTGTTCTGGAAGCAGATCGAGAAGGAAGACAAAGAAACAGGCGAAGAGATCAAGCTGCCCGTGCTACGACATTACAACGTGTTCAACGTCGAGCAGTGCGAGGATATCGATCCGCCGGACGCGGTCACGCCCGATCCTGATGCACCGCCGTTTGAGCCGCTCGCTGCCGCCGAGAATATTGTCGCCGGATATCGCGACGGGCCAGCCATCGAGTATGGCGGCACACGTGCATTGTACCGCCCCTCGAACGATCAGGTGCTGATGCCCGAACCTGAAAGGTTTGAAAGCCGCGAAGCCTTTTACGCAACGCTTTATCATGAATTATCGCATAGCACAGGGATCAGCCGTCGACTGAACCGCGGACTCGACGAGAACCCCGCTCCGTTCGGCAGTCCGGACTACAGTCGCGAAGAACTCGTCGCAGAAATGTCCGCTGCGTTTTTGGCCGCCACCGCCGGAATCAGCGAACCGACAGTCGAGCATTCCGCCGCCTACATCGACAACTGGCGGAAGAAGCTGAAAGGTGACAAACGTCTCGTCATCACTGCTGCCGGAGCCGCTCAGAAGGCCACGGATTGGATACTGGGCACGACGTTCGAAGACGCTGCAAAACTGCCGCCAATCACAGGCGATCAGGCAAGAATGAATCCTCCTGAAGCTGAGGGCGTGGCCATCGCACCATCAACGCAACTCGAACTGTTTTGA
- a CDS encoding BlaI/MecI/CopY family transcriptional regulator, translating to MGKKKQKDLGARERQIMDVIFELGEGSVTDVLRKLADPPSYSAVRTMIRLLESKGFLKHRQEGTKYVYRPTQSPTVARKSALKHVMQTFFGGSAPDAVAAIFDSEKLSPEDLKRIERLIDDARKEGQ from the coding sequence ATGGGCAAAAAGAAGCAAAAAGATCTGGGTGCTAGGGAACGTCAGATAATGGACGTAATCTTCGAACTTGGCGAAGGTTCGGTCACCGACGTTCTCAGGAAGCTCGCCGACCCGCCCAGTTATTCCGCCGTGCGGACAATGATCCGGCTGCTCGAAAGCAAGGGGTTTCTGAAACATCGGCAGGAAGGCACGAAATATGTCTATCGGCCGACTCAGTCACCAACCGTCGCTCGGAAGTCTGCATTGAAGCATGTCATGCAGACGTTTTTCGGCGGGTCGGCTCCTGATGCTGTCGCGGCGATTTTCGATTCGGAAAAACTGTCCCCGGAAGATCTCAAACGCATCGAAAGACTGATCGATGACGCTCGAAAGGAGGGACAGTAA
- a CDS encoding DUF1501 domain-containing protein codes for MFNRRQFLKSSSLVALTPTVPAFLQQTASATEAEKHERILVVVQLSGGNDGLNTVVPFADEAYQKHRRVLRLPTDRLHKVAEGIGLHPAMENAAELFEDERLSIVQGVGYPNPNRSHDVSMAIWQTARFDREEHNGFGWIGRSLDTLPAPKRNAPSSVLIGNQATPVALRGRKSRSSAFDTIGDMLTDINLRPGPLPNGSASESDGDLSSFINRTTVDAYATADLLTDIVNQKKRESVSYPSSKLASQLRLVSQLIQADMGTRVYYAMQSGYDTHSVQLPSHSRLLRTLSQGLKAFLDDIAAAGLEDRVLVLCFSEFGRQVQENASNGTDHGTAGPVFVAGKSVKGGLLGQHPELETLTNNAPEHTTDFRSVYASVLQEWLRIENAQVSGDFEPLQLFS; via the coding sequence ATGTTCAATCGAAGACAGTTCCTGAAATCATCTTCGCTGGTGGCACTCACGCCGACGGTTCCGGCCTTTCTACAGCAAACAGCGAGTGCAACCGAAGCCGAGAAACACGAGCGGATTCTGGTGGTTGTCCAACTCAGCGGCGGGAATGACGGGCTGAATACCGTGGTTCCGTTTGCGGACGAGGCATATCAAAAACATCGAAGAGTACTACGGCTGCCAACAGATCGACTTCACAAGGTTGCCGAAGGAATTGGCCTGCATCCGGCGATGGAAAATGCCGCAGAGCTATTCGAAGACGAGCGATTGTCCATTGTTCAGGGAGTCGGCTACCCGAACCCGAATCGTTCACACGATGTGAGCATGGCGATTTGGCAAACGGCTCGGTTTGACCGGGAAGAACACAACGGCTTCGGCTGGATTGGCCGATCACTCGATACTCTGCCTGCACCAAAACGCAATGCGCCGAGTTCCGTTCTGATTGGAAACCAGGCAACTCCGGTGGCCCTGCGAGGCCGCAAGAGTAGGTCCTCTGCCTTCGACACCATCGGCGATATGCTGACCGACATAAACCTCCGCCCCGGCCCATTGCCGAACGGCTCCGCAAGTGAAAGCGACGGTGACCTTTCGTCATTCATCAATCGCACAACCGTCGACGCCTATGCAACGGCCGATCTTCTGACGGATATTGTCAACCAGAAAAAACGCGAATCAGTATCGTATCCGTCTTCAAAGCTGGCTAGTCAACTGAGACTAGTTTCCCAGTTGATTCAGGCCGACATGGGGACACGGGTCTACTATGCAATGCAAAGCGGATACGACACGCATTCGGTCCAATTGCCATCACACTCTCGGCTGCTGCGAACGCTATCGCAGGGACTAAAGGCATTCCTTGACGACATAGCGGCTGCCGGTCTGGAAGATCGAGTCCTCGTCCTGTGCTTCAGCGAGTTCGGACGCCAAGTGCAGGAAAACGCCTCGAACGGCACCGACCATGGAACCGCCGGCCCGGTATTCGTCGCGGGTAAATCCGTTAAAGGCGGTCTGCTTGGTCAACACCCGGAACTGGAGACTCTGACCAACAACGCCCCAGAGCACACAACGGATTTTCGAAGCGTGTATGCCTCCGTATTGCAGGAATGGCTGCGAATCGAAAACGCGCAAGTGTCGGGCGATTTCGAACCTCTACAGCTATTCTCGTAA
- a CDS encoding DUF1800 domain-containing protein produces MPSTSAILNRWKPSADEPWNFQRVWHLHRRAGFGGTWAELQRDLTDGVGASVDRFLAGESHSVGVPAEFGEMADTIGHAAMTSANIDRLKAWWIYRIIFSPDPLTERLTLMWHNHFATSNVKVDDVEMMWRQNLLFRKHASGAFGDLLTSVVKDPAMLVWLDAAANRKEHPNENLARELMELFTLGEGHYTEDDVKNAAKCVTGWTVSRRAFRDHVQHHDVSQKAVLGKTGAFTGDDLLGILLSRPETSQRIAWRLCDTFLGASVATSDVIDQLAAGLRDHELDIRGAVETILRSNLFFFQKNISTRVAAPVDFVVGSVRALELVDKPPSTLLLAESIDRLGQELFSPPNVFGWKGGRRWINARSMIGRGKFAAALLAGELHYSPLPDDAFQLAKRHTGTNDATETAEFLSKLLLGNGKEPSRTDSLKTTREEEVRRFVGRMLASPESQLC; encoded by the coding sequence ATGCCATCCACTTCAGCCATTTTGAACCGTTGGAAACCCAGCGCGGATGAGCCCTGGAATTTCCAGCGTGTGTGGCACCTTCATCGGCGAGCCGGATTCGGCGGCACGTGGGCCGAATTGCAACGGGATCTGACCGATGGTGTCGGCGCAAGTGTTGATCGGTTTCTGGCGGGAGAAAGTCATTCCGTCGGAGTTCCCGCCGAGTTCGGTGAAATGGCCGACACGATTGGTCATGCCGCCATGACCTCGGCGAATATCGACCGCCTCAAAGCATGGTGGATCTACCGGATAATTTTCTCGCCCGATCCGTTGACCGAGCGGCTGACATTGATGTGGCACAATCACTTCGCCACGTCGAATGTCAAGGTTGACGATGTTGAAATGATGTGGCGACAAAATCTACTGTTTCGCAAACATGCTTCCGGGGCGTTTGGCGACCTGTTGACCTCAGTCGTCAAGGATCCGGCGATGCTGGTGTGGCTGGACGCGGCGGCCAATCGCAAAGAACACCCCAACGAAAACCTCGCTCGCGAACTGATGGAACTTTTCACTCTGGGCGAAGGACACTACACCGAAGACGACGTGAAGAACGCGGCGAAGTGTGTCACCGGCTGGACCGTTTCGCGCCGAGCGTTTCGCGATCACGTTCAACATCACGATGTGAGTCAAAAAGCTGTTCTGGGCAAGACCGGTGCGTTCACTGGAGACGATTTGCTGGGCATCCTGCTGTCTCGGCCGGAAACATCGCAACGGATCGCGTGGCGGTTGTGTGATACTTTTCTCGGTGCAAGTGTCGCGACATCCGACGTCATCGATCAACTGGCAGCTGGACTTCGCGACCACGAGCTGGATATCCGTGGGGCGGTCGAAACGATCCTGCGATCGAACCTGTTTTTTTTCCAGAAGAACATCAGTACACGTGTGGCCGCGCCGGTTGACTTTGTCGTCGGTTCCGTGCGTGCATTGGAACTGGTTGACAAGCCACCCAGCACACTCTTGTTAGCCGAAAGTATCGACCGGCTGGGGCAGGAGTTGTTTTCGCCACCGAATGTATTCGGCTGGAAAGGCGGTCGCCGTTGGATCAACGCTCGGTCAATGATCGGTCGTGGCAAATTTGCGGCTGCCCTGCTTGCCGGCGAACTCCATTACTCGCCGTTGCCCGATGATGCGTTTCAACTGGCGAAACGACACACCGGAACAAACGATGCGACCGAGACAGCTGAGTTCCTTTCGAAGTTATTGCTTGGGAACGGTAAAGAGCCGAGCCGAACAGATTCCCTGAAGACGACGAGGGAGGAAGAGGTTCGTCGTTTTGTCGGGCGGATGCTGGCATCTCCGGAATCGCAGCTGTGTTAG
- a CDS encoding ArdC family protein, whose amino-acid sequence MAKRKQRRDIYQEVTDRILELMDAGTVPWRSPIRRRGGDGWPRNLQSRKPYRGVNVFLLAVEAMQRGFSSDYWLTFKQALAKGGNVRKGETSSLVVLWKQIEKEDKETGEKTNPPVLRHYNVFNAEQCDGIDPPDVAKPDPNTPPFEPLKAAEDIITGYCEGPDVKFKGTQALYRPSTDQVVMPEPDRFESPESYYATLFHEISHSTGHSSRLNRGLDTNLTAFGSPDYSREELVAEMSAAFLAATAGISESTIQPAASYIDNWRKQLKGDKRLVIKAAGAAQKAADWILGTRFPEATNPPPTDAEPNLPCPIKIDLVQQPTTKQLELS is encoded by the coding sequence ATGGCAAAACGAAAACAGCGTCGTGATATTTATCAGGAAGTCACCGACCGAATTCTCGAGCTCATGGATGCTGGAACCGTTCCTTGGCGAAGCCCGATCCGACGCAGAGGAGGGGACGGGTGGCCGAGAAATCTGCAGTCCCGGAAACCCTATCGCGGGGTGAATGTTTTCTTGTTGGCCGTCGAGGCGATGCAACGCGGCTTTTCGTCAGATTACTGGCTGACCTTTAAACAAGCTTTGGCCAAAGGTGGAAATGTCCGCAAAGGCGAAACGTCTTCGCTTGTTGTTCTCTGGAAGCAGATTGAGAAGGAAGACAAGGAGACCGGCGAAAAAACCAATCCGCCAGTACTGCGTCATTATAACGTCTTCAACGCCGAACAGTGCGATGGAATCGATCCGCCGGACGTTGCCAAACCCGATCCCAACACACCTCCGTTCGAGCCATTGAAGGCGGCGGAAGATATCATCACCGGCTACTGCGAGGGGCCAGACGTCAAGTTCAAGGGAACTCAGGCTCTGTATCGCCCCTCGACCGATCAGGTCGTGATGCCAGAACCCGATCGATTTGAAAGTCCTGAAAGCTACTACGCGACTTTGTTTCACGAGATCTCCCACAGCACTGGACACAGCAGTCGTTTAAATCGCGGTCTCGATACCAACCTGACAGCCTTTGGTAGCCCGGACTACAGTCGCGAGGAGCTTGTGGCTGAAATGTCTGCCGCGTTTCTCGCGGCAACCGCCGGAATCAGTGAATCAACCATTCAACCAGCTGCCTCATATATTGACAACTGGAGAAAGCAGCTCAAAGGTGACAAGCGTCTCGTCATCAAAGCGGCAGGAGCGGCTCAAAAAGCGGCCGACTGGATCCTTGGGACACGTTTCCCTGAAGCGACGAATCCGCCACCGACAGATGCGGAGCCAAATCTGCCTTGTCCTATCAAAATCGATCTTGTGCAACAGCCGACGACGAAGCAACTCGAGCTGTCTTGA
- a CDS encoding M56 family metallopeptidase produces the protein MSQFLKTTVEFIPNGTVVLFADIAIKATAVLLLAVFANILLRRRSAAVRHRVWSLACCGLLSLPLLTTMLPGLRLPILPPLAKNTVAPLLPRSEIGGEPEELTDDHLPEHLSLLPDRIGKASAELGNDIVQQSPNPSMNFDEDIPSLDDSETTVGAGTRASATAKNSARESALLSDASGFVVCCLWGIGFLFTVWPLAIGFSRNAALQKGAQSVDDAPQLTRLQRLSLNLGLRRQVTLLETHRAIVPITWGILRPVVLFPVAWREWTAERRELVLLHELAHVKRLDVAWQLVARLVCALYWFHPLSWYALRRLRIERELACDDCVLMTGARPSEYARELVEMARSYQFLVLPTAIAMAQTTNLEQRIRSLLDQAGSHVPVGRMAGRLLLALAILVVTGIAIVRPAAKASELAVTAQSNDNNPTDPAVQTPADGDDENAADATAKPVAADLPDVTLEYEGRVVSPTGQPVPDAKIFFVYWSPGGYAARKHMEPMAATDADGRFEFHSERSDFISDSAFYMCSLVAVAENYGFAKDWSIAFETTGRAAKHSPMLSKASADAKQQNPTREFQLVYDDVPLTGRVVSTEGQPVAGVRIRIDRMWFNRTGSLDSWEAASKADKADSYSLRKETPLATNGAQLAAAIPDVQTDKDGRFVMKGIGRERVVQLLVGGAGVEAKMIKARTRKGKTFEVPNSWRMGDRPNNRDIYYPAEFTHVAGPSKPVVGRITDADTGEPISAVSIAAGASTTFTIGGKPWITTTTDADGRYRLEGLPVGDHQSIYIQPQSITAYVPAGARIQTKIDAAQIEKDIRLKKGIWVRGKTQDDRTGKPLSGSVEYFADNGNELLKKFPQFRRAFSYERRSDSQGRFAIAVPPGRGILTFRPDDFGSYERGVGAAGVTVPSKNNPGGTTTMFLTQPHFLLSTDYAIYREINLAVDSDAVEVTLAPSSGKPVTGKLLDPNGAPITDGLIVMTDDSLQPARYDDTENLFRVEGYYPDRARQLFFFHVDRNLAGYLKLEGKAPKDLTVTLQSAAAIRGRLVDATGAPVPGVRLWGEGIPGQNNGIEDLRLQTSDDGQFLIRGLVPGYKYNVSGSGNDGVGQILIDTSVEQAGSRDVGDVKLRRKYPETLRADAVDSTARATLIGRVIGPEGNPLSDAVVWIAEQAVSSTRWSSEFRPTKWKRLTQSKADGSFDAGTTTIRDSMVRLAATAPGFGWAWKDVEASDLNDEITLELVKDLSIEGQILSLDGKPAVGVKLTVNHVREKSPDLTLAEIIRGTVGSSGVYTNSPTPPFNGGGPEFSSVVTDAEGRFRIDGMGADRSVRLEAIGGGIGASRFRIITRATPEKLKPHGAVDVREGLPESTYFAQFTHVATPARTVRGTVTDTATGQPVAGVRISSQSSWHIMLNPVTTDANGRYEITGLPKMEMYRPLIFEPPGTMYFNKEIEITDSPGLQPITLDVTLATGITVKGKLTDRDTGQPLSGTLMYSPLAGNENWRTIGDADVANPAATSVIGDDGTYEISVLPGPGALTARTTAAGYVPPKIDVRRLEELTTDIMKDVSGGVTALSTQAGEQTHGLVGMFDKHALRLISPLKDTTQLTVDLTALRGRSLQGRIVDDNGQPLAGVKVRGLGDLTDPAVPLKTADFTVTNLAPAQKRRVYFHHAERKLGTAITIDGLPSKPLTVRMQPTGSIKLRFVDGLSEPLPDIEVHVHRVFDSFHHSDENGRVHISDIIPNAEYMIRAKPAEQRGPSLTVSMKTTVLPGQTLDLGTFTKKDKYQYEVVEETEKSKGSTQSSSR, from the coding sequence ATGAGTCAATTCCTGAAAACTACGGTTGAGTTCATTCCCAACGGCACGGTTGTTCTGTTTGCCGACATTGCGATCAAAGCGACGGCCGTGCTGTTGTTGGCCGTCTTTGCAAACATCCTGCTTCGTCGTCGTTCCGCAGCCGTCCGGCATCGAGTCTGGAGTCTCGCGTGTTGTGGACTGCTGAGTTTGCCGTTGCTCACAACGATGCTGCCAGGTTTGCGTTTACCGATCCTGCCACCACTTGCGAAAAACACTGTTGCGCCGCTGTTGCCGCGTTCAGAAATTGGCGGCGAACCAGAAGAACTAACGGACGATCACCTTCCGGAACATCTATCGCTTCTTCCGGACCGGATCGGGAAGGCATCTGCGGAACTGGGGAATGACATCGTTCAACAATCGCCGAATCCCTCCATGAACTTCGACGAAGACATACCATCGCTGGACGATTCAGAGACGACAGTCGGAGCCGGAACAAGAGCATCTGCGACTGCAAAAAACAGCGCCAGAGAATCCGCTTTGCTTTCCGATGCATCGGGGTTTGTCGTGTGCTGTCTGTGGGGCATTGGCTTTCTGTTCACCGTTTGGCCGCTGGCGATCGGATTCAGTCGAAACGCGGCGTTGCAAAAAGGGGCTCAGTCTGTTGATGACGCGCCTCAGTTGACTCGACTGCAAAGACTCAGCTTAAACCTGGGCCTGCGGCGACAGGTCACTCTATTGGAAACCCATCGCGCCATTGTTCCCATCACCTGGGGAATCCTGCGGCCGGTCGTGCTGTTCCCCGTTGCCTGGCGAGAATGGACCGCTGAACGCCGCGAACTGGTGCTGCTCCACGAATTGGCTCACGTAAAAAGACTGGATGTCGCCTGGCAACTCGTCGCGCGACTGGTCTGCGCGTTGTACTGGTTTCACCCGTTGTCGTGGTACGCGCTGCGGCGACTGCGAATTGAACGAGAACTGGCCTGCGATGACTGCGTGCTGATGACCGGTGCACGGCCGTCGGAATACGCTCGCGAACTGGTCGAGATGGCTCGCAGTTACCAGTTCCTTGTATTGCCCACGGCCATAGCCATGGCGCAAACGACAAACCTTGAACAACGCATCCGGTCGTTGCTGGACCAGGCAGGTTCGCATGTCCCGGTAGGCCGAATGGCAGGTCGATTGTTACTGGCGCTGGCGATTCTGGTTGTCACCGGCATTGCGATCGTGAGACCGGCGGCGAAGGCGTCCGAGCTGGCCGTTACCGCACAGAGCAACGACAACAATCCGACAGATCCGGCAGTGCAAACACCTGCTGACGGAGATGATGAAAACGCTGCAGACGCAACAGCGAAACCTGTCGCCGCCGACCTGCCGGACGTGACGCTGGAATACGAAGGCCGGGTTGTTTCCCCGACTGGCCAACCCGTTCCTGATGCAAAGATATTCTTCGTCTATTGGTCGCCGGGTGGCTACGCAGCCCGGAAGCACATGGAACCGATGGCGGCAACCGACGCCGATGGGCGTTTCGAATTCCATTCAGAGCGAAGTGACTTCATATCCGATAGCGCGTTCTACATGTGCAGTCTGGTGGCGGTCGCCGAAAACTACGGATTTGCAAAAGACTGGTCGATCGCGTTTGAAACGACTGGTCGAGCCGCGAAGCATTCACCGATGCTGTCGAAGGCATCAGCCGATGCGAAACAGCAGAATCCCACACGAGAGTTCCAACTGGTCTACGATGACGTGCCTCTCACCGGCCGAGTTGTCTCGACGGAAGGTCAGCCGGTTGCAGGCGTACGCATTCGAATTGATCGAATGTGGTTCAACAGAACGGGCAGTCTAGATTCCTGGGAAGCGGCGTCGAAAGCCGACAAGGCCGATTCCTATTCACTGCGGAAAGAAACTCCACTGGCAACCAACGGCGCTCAGCTAGCGGCAGCTATCCCGGACGTGCAGACCGACAAGGACGGTCGTTTCGTGATGAAGGGAATTGGTCGGGAACGAGTCGTTCAACTGCTGGTCGGCGGAGCTGGTGTCGAGGCAAAGATGATCAAGGCCCGGACACGAAAGGGCAAGACGTTCGAAGTCCCTAATTCCTGGAGAATGGGAGACCGCCCGAACAACAGAGATATCTACTATCCGGCCGAGTTCACACATGTGGCCGGACCATCTAAACCTGTCGTCGGACGCATTACGGATGCTGATACGGGTGAACCGATATCAGCCGTATCTATTGCAGCCGGAGCCAGCACGACGTTTACGATTGGTGGCAAACCGTGGATCACTACGACGACCGATGCCGACGGAAGATATCGGCTGGAAGGGCTGCCGGTTGGCGATCACCAATCGATCTACATTCAACCCCAATCGATAACAGCCTACGTTCCGGCTGGTGCTCGGATTCAAACGAAAATAGATGCCGCCCAGATTGAGAAAGACATCCGACTGAAGAAAGGTATCTGGGTTCGAGGAAAAACGCAGGACGATCGGACGGGCAAACCCCTGTCAGGGTCTGTGGAATACTTTGCAGACAATGGCAACGAGCTGCTTAAAAAGTTCCCACAGTTTCGCCGAGCGTTCAGCTATGAACGGCGTTCTGATTCGCAGGGCCGATTCGCGATCGCAGTTCCCCCTGGTCGCGGAATACTAACATTCAGGCCGGACGATTTTGGTAGCTACGAACGAGGTGTCGGCGCAGCTGGTGTCACAGTCCCTTCCAAAAACAATCCCGGCGGGACGACAACGATGTTCCTCACTCAGCCGCATTTCCTTTTGTCGACTGACTACGCGATTTACCGAGAGATCAATCTGGCCGTCGATTCCGACGCGGTCGAAGTGACTCTTGCACCGTCCTCAGGAAAGCCGGTCACCGGAAAACTTCTGGATCCTAACGGGGCTCCGATCACCGACGGATTGATTGTCATGACCGACGATTCACTTCAACCGGCCAGATATGACGACACTGAAAACCTTTTCCGAGTCGAAGGGTATTACCCTGACAGAGCTCGTCAGCTGTTCTTTTTTCATGTCGACCGAAACCTGGCCGGTTACCTAAAACTGGAAGGCAAAGCGCCGAAAGACTTGACGGTCACGCTTCAGTCCGCCGCTGCGATCCGTGGGCGACTTGTCGACGCCACCGGTGCGCCGGTGCCAGGTGTTCGACTATGGGGGGAGGGAATCCCCGGGCAGAACAACGGCATCGAGGATTTGCGTTTGCAAACCAGTGACGACGGACAGTTCTTAATTCGCGGCCTAGTGCCCGGATACAAATACAACGTCAGTGGTTCGGGGAACGATGGGGTTGGGCAGATCCTTATTGACACCAGTGTTGAACAGGCGGGATCACGTGACGTCGGCGACGTGAAACTCAGACGCAAATACCCGGAGACTTTAAGAGCGGACGCGGTCGATTCAACGGCCCGGGCCACACTCATTGGCCGGGTTATTGGGCCGGAAGGTAATCCGCTCAGCGACGCTGTCGTGTGGATAGCGGAACAAGCCGTTTCAAGCACGCGGTGGAGTTCAGAGTTTCGGCCGACGAAATGGAAGCGACTCACACAGTCGAAGGCAGATGGAAGTTTCGACGCAGGGACGACAACGATACGAGACAGTATGGTCCGGCTGGCCGCAACGGCACCGGGTTTCGGCTGGGCGTGGAAGGATGTAGAAGCTTCGGATCTCAACGACGAAATTACGTTGGAACTTGTCAAAGACCTCTCGATTGAAGGACAGATTCTTTCGCTGGACGGAAAACCGGCCGTCGGTGTGAAACTCACCGTCAACCACGTGCGCGAAAAGAGTCCAGACCTCACCCTTGCTGAGATTATTCGAGGGACGGTTGGGTCGTCCGGAGTTTACACAAACTCGCCGACACCACCCTTCAACGGCGGTGGCCCAGAGTTTTCTTCAGTCGTGACGGATGCCGAAGGGCGGTTTCGCATCGACGGAATGGGAGCAGATCGAAGTGTTCGGCTGGAAGCCATTGGTGGCGGCATTGGCGCGAGTCGTTTCAGGATCATCACGCGAGCGACTCCGGAGAAACTAAAACCGCACGGGGCCGTCGATGTCCGAGAAGGACTTCCGGAGAGTACCTACTTCGCACAGTTCACACACGTCGCAACCCCTGCTCGCACCGTTCGCGGCACCGTAACGGACACAGCCACGGGGCAACCCGTTGCCGGCGTCAGAATTTCGAGTCAATCGTCGTGGCACATTATGCTGAATCCCGTGACGACCGACGCGAATGGCCGCTACGAAATCACTGGCTTGCCAAAGATGGAAATGTACCGACCATTGATCTTTGAACCACCCGGGACGATGTACTTCAACAAGGAAATTGAGATAACTGACTCACCGGGATTGCAGCCGATCACGCTCGACGTGACGTTGGCAACGGGTATTACGGTGAAGGGAAAGTTGACGGATCGCGACACCGGACAGCCGTTGAGTGGCACGTTGATGTACAGTCCGCTGGCCGGAAACGAAAACTGGCGAACGATTGGTGACGCGGATGTTGCGAATCCTGCTGCAACCAGCGTCATCGGTGATGATGGAACGTACGAAATTTCCGTGCTGCCTGGCCCGGGAGCTCTCACTGCTCGAACAACTGCTGCCGGATATGTACCGCCAAAGATTGATGTGAGACGACTGGAGGAACTCACAACAGACATTATGAAGGACGTCAGCGGCGGGGTCACTGCTTTGAGTACTCAGGCAGGGGAACAAACCCATGGCTTGGTCGGCATGTTCGACAAACATGCTCTGAGGCTGATCAGCCCGTTGAAGGACACAACACAGTTAACAGTGGACCTCACGGCACTTCGTGGTCGTTCTCTTCAAGGCAGGATTGTGGACGACAACGGGCAGCCTCTTGCAGGAGTCAAAGTCCGCGGGCTGGGTGACTTAACCGATCCTGCCGTGCCCCTGAAAACCGCCGATTTCACGGTGACAAATCTAGCTCCCGCTCAGAAACGTCGGGTCTATTTTCATCACGCCGAACGCAAACTGGGAACAGCCATCACGATTGACGGCCTGCCATCAAAACCTCTCACCGTGCGAATGCAGCCAACAGGAAGTATCAAGCTGCGTTTCGTTGATGGTCTTAGTGAGCCTTTGCCGGACATTGAAGTCCACGTCCACCGTGTCTTCGATTCCTTTCACCACTCCGATGAGAATGGTCGCGTCCATATCTCAGACATCATTCCCAATGCGGAATATATGATTCGCGCAAAACCAGCGGAACAACGTGGCCCGAGTCTCACAGTCAGCATGAAAACAACTGTTTTGCCGGGGCAGACTCTGGATCTCGGGACATTCACGAAGAAGGATAAGTACCAATACGAAGTGGTCGAGGAGACGGAGAAATCCAAAGGCAGCACGCAATCGAGTTCGCGTTAG